The Euphorbia lathyris chromosome 2, ddEupLath1.1, whole genome shotgun sequence genome includes a window with the following:
- the LOC136220177 gene encoding eukaryotic peptide chain release factor subunit 1-3-like, translated as MSDGHETDKNIEIWKIKKLIKALEAARGNGTSMISLIMPPRDQISRVTKMLGDEFGTASNIKSRVNRQSVLGAITSAQQRLKLYNKVPPNGLVLYTGTIVTDDGKEKKVTIDFEPFRPINASLYLCDNKFHTEALNELLESDDKFGFIVMDGNGTLFGTLSGNTREVLHKFTVDLPKKHGRGGQSALRFARLRMEKRHNYVRKTAELATQFYINPATSQPNVSGLILAGSADFKTELSQSDMFDPRLQAKILNVVDVSYGGENGFNQAIELSSEILSNVKFIQEKRLIGKYFEEISQDTGKYVFGVDDTLKGLEMGAVETLIVWENLDISRYMLKNSTTGEVIIKHFNKEQEANQSNFRDPTTSAEFEVQEKMPLLEWFANEYKKFGCTLEFVTNKSQEGSQFCRGFGGIGGILRYQLDMRDFDELSDEEVYESE; from the coding sequence ATGTCAGATGGTCATGAGACTGATAAAAACATTGAGATATGGAAGATCAAAAAGCTTATCAAAGCTCTCGAAGCCGCTCGAGGCAATGGGACAAGCATGATTTCTCTTATCATGCCTCCTCGTGATCAGATATCTCGAGTCACAAAAATGCTTGGAGACGAATTCGGAACTGCTTCTAACATTAAGAGCAGGGTTAATCGGCAGTCTGTCTTAGGTGCAATTACATCTGCTCAGCAAAGGCTCAAACTTTACAACAAGGTTCCTCCCAATGGGCTTGTCCTTTACACTGGAACAATTGTAACTGACGATGGGAAGGAGAAGAAGGTAACAATTGATTTTGAGCCTTTTAGGCCCATAAATGCATCTCTCTACCTGTGTGATAACAAATTTCATACAGAAGCTCTAAATGAGCTATTAGAATCTGATGACAAGTTTGGCTTTATTGTAATGGATGGTAATGGAACCCTTTTTGGAACACTGAGTGGTAATACTCGAGAGGTTTTGCATAAATTTACTGTCGACTTGCCAAAGAAGCATGGAAGAGGAGGGCAATCAGCGCTTCGATTTGCTCGTCTTCGAATGGAAAAGCGTCATAACTATGTGAGGAAGACAGCAGAACTTGCCACACAGTTTTATATCAATCCTGCCACCAGCCAGCCTAATGTGTCTGGACTGATTCTTGCTGGATCTGCTGATTTCAAGACTGAACTTAGTCAGTCTGATATGTTTGATCCTAGACTTCAAGCTAAAATTCTGAATGTGGTTGATGTTTCATATGGAGGAGAGAACGGTTTTAATCAGGCAATTGAGCTGTCCTCTGAAATTTTATCCAATGTGAAGTTTATACAGGAAAAACGATTGATAGGCAAGTACTTCGAGGAAATTAGCCAGGACACTGGAAAATATGTCTTCGGTGTGGATGACACTCTGAAAGGTTTAGAGATGGGTGCTGTTGAGACTCTGATAGTATGGGAAAATTTGGATATTAGTAGGTATATGTTGAAAAACAGCACTACTGGTGAGGTAATCATAAAACATTTCAATAAGGAACAAGAGGCTAATCAGAGTAACTTCAGGGATCCCACCACTTCTGCTGAATTCGAAGTTCAGGAAAAGATGCCACTGCTTGAGTGGTTTGCTAATGAATACAAGAAATTCGGTTGCACTCTTGAGTTTGTTACAAACAAATCACAAGAAGGATCTCAGTTTTGCCGTGGGTTTGGTGGTATTGGTGGTATTCTCCGCTATCAGCTTGATATGAGAGATTTTGATGAGCTTTCCGATGAAGAAGTCTATGAGTCTGAATAG
- the LOC136220178 gene encoding NADH dehydrogenase [ubiquinone] 1 alpha subcomplex subunit 2-like produces MAWQGQLSKNLKELRILLCQSSPASSSARAFVGNNYKNLKSLNPKLPILIRECNGTEPQLWARYDMGVERGIRLEGMSEAQISKALQDLGKMGAGLKA; encoded by the exons ATGGCATGGCAAGGGCAACTTTCTAAGAATCTTAAGGAGCTTAGGATTCTGCTTTGCCAATCTTCGCCTGCAAGTTCATCCGCTAG AGCATTCGTGGGGAATAATTACAAGAACCTGAAGTCTTTGAATCCTAAACTCCCAATCCTAATACGCGAGTGCAATGGAACCGAACCCCAGTTATGGGCTAGATATG ATATGGGTGTTGAGAGGGGCATTCGATTGGAAGGTATGAGTGAGGCACAAATCTCTAAGGCTCTTCAAGACCTTGGGAAAATGGGGGCAGGGCTTAAAGCTTAA